A window of the Lolium perenne isolate Kyuss_39 chromosome 7, Kyuss_2.0, whole genome shotgun sequence genome harbors these coding sequences:
- the LOC127314923 gene encoding uncharacterized protein, producing the protein MLSGCSVSSLAARFAFFPPDPATYAVRKDEATGRLVASGVPRDNAMDVLLVDTRRGNKVVAFYLRNPCARLTVLYSHGNAADLGQLYDLFVQLKVNLKVNLMGYDYSGYGASTGKPSEENTYADIEAVYQCLETEYGISQENLILYGQSVGSGPTLHLASRLPRLRGVVLHSAILSGLRVVCHVNFTFCFDIYKNVKKIKKVKCPVLVIHGTDDDVVNWSHGNELWKLAREPYDPLWIKGGGHCNLELYPDFIRHLSRFIREMESITTKTMLKKIRQSLQPTKAAHRVNTATTTTFTTNCCCRIRVRKPTCPSCNFSCSCCHGLRNCFTLPKFKCPACLSFSCRGCFKCCCCGGGAS; encoded by the exons ATGCTCTCGGGGTGCTCGGTGTCCAGTCTCGCGGCGAGGTTCGCCTTCTTCCCGCCGGACCCGGCCACGTACGCCGTCCGCAAGGACGAGGCCACGGGACGCCTCGTCGCCTCGGGCGTCCCGAGGGACAACGCCATGGACGTGCTGCTCGTCGACACCAGGAGGGGGAACAAGGTAGTGGCTTTCTACCTCAGGAACCCCTGCGCGCGCCTCACCGTGCTCTACTCGCACGGCAACGCAGCCGATCTCGGCCAGCTCTACGATCTCTTCGTGCAGCTCAAGGTCAATCTCAAGGTCAATCTGATGGG ATATGACTACTCGGGGTACGGAGCATCTACTGGCAAG CCAAGTGAAGAGAATACATATGCAGATATTGAAGCAGTTTACCAATGCTTAGAAACTGAGTACGGAATAAGCCAGGAAAACCTTATCTTGTATGGACAATCTGTTGGGAGTGGGCCAACACTGCACTTAGCCTCTCGTTTGCCAAGATTACGTGGTGTGGTTCTCCACAGTGCTATACTGTCAGGCCTCCGTGTTGTTTGCCATGTGAACTTTACTTTCTGCTTTGACATTTACAAA AATGTCAAAAAAATAAAGAAGGTGAAATGCCCAGTGCTTGTTATTCAT GGGACTGATGATGATGTTGTGAACTGGTCACATGGTAATGAGCTGTGGAAACTGGCCAGGGAGCCGTATGATCCACTATGGATCAAAGGGGGCGGTCACTGCAATCTGGAGCTGTACCCTGACTTCATCCGCCACCTCTCCAGGTTCATCCGTGAAATGGAAAGTATCACAACAAAAACAATGCTCAAGAAGATTCGACAGTCCCTGCAGCCAACAAAGGCCGCGCACCGCGTGAACACCGCAACAACCACCACCTTCACCACTAACTGCTGCTGCCGTATCCGAGTGCGCAAACCGACCTGCCCCAGCTGCAACTTCAGCTGCAGCTGCTGCCATGGGCTGAGGAACTGCTTCACATTGCCAAAATTCAAGTGCCCAGCCTGCCTCTCCTTCAGCTGCAGGGGCTGCTTCAAGTGCTGCTGCTGTGGCGGAGGGGCGAGTTAA